One window from the genome of Puniceicoccus vermicola encodes:
- a CDS encoding DMT family protein, whose product MNPVLGTVLLLIGSNVFMTFAWYAHLKELNAKPWIIAVLVSWGIAFFEYSLQVPANRLGFTRLSVAELKVMQEVITLSVFVPFSVFYLKEPLKLDYLWAGLCLVGAVFFMFRGKFAGA is encoded by the coding sequence ATGAATCCTGTCCTCGGCACGGTGCTGCTTCTCATCGGGAGCAATGTCTTCATGACTTTTGCCTGGTATGCGCATTTAAAGGAACTGAATGCCAAGCCGTGGATTATCGCGGTCCTGGTTAGCTGGGGAATCGCGTTTTTCGAATATTCTCTGCAGGTGCCAGCGAATCGTCTCGGCTTCACACGGCTCTCAGTCGCGGAGTTGAAGGTCATGCAAGAGGTGATTACTCTGAGCGTCTTCGTGCCTTTCTCGGTGTTCTATCTGAAGGAGCCGCTGAAGCTTGATTACCTCTGGGCGGGTCTTTGCTTGGTCGGAGCGGTGTTTTTTATGTTTCGCGGAAAATTTGCCGGAGCCTGA
- a CDS encoding MFS transporter, with translation MKSSFQNLLRAFRYPNYRRFFLGQGIAVAGFWMSVSAMGWLLYRLTDDPFMLGLMGFCMHGPTFFLTPFGGVVGDRISRRNVIIVAQSMNCLIFAGLAVLTLMGVVEVWQILTGCVLLGIVKAFEMPARQALVVDVVDRREDLSNAIALNSTVFHCGRLTGPILAGVLIIPLAGEGACFLIHSIGLIIAVRCFVSLTVKGPKKSSVKKAVFREMGEGFSYAFGFPPVRALLLLLFAFALMGQPYNSLLPVFARTVLEGSSSTFGFLVGASGFGAVVAALGLASRSSILGMGRVIFISGLVYGLALFAFAESRMMIASILLQFVAGYTSINVMVGANTIIQTLVDDQLRGRVMSLLGMVYLGTLPFGTLIFGRLAASIGAPQTVMFGAAGVLAAVAVFGYRLPGLRKVSHSRLVEKGIMPESASS, from the coding sequence GTGAAGTCTTCCTTTCAGAACCTTTTGCGGGCGTTTCGTTATCCGAATTATCGGCGGTTTTTCCTTGGGCAGGGGATTGCGGTGGCCGGGTTTTGGATGTCGGTCTCGGCGATGGGGTGGTTGCTCTACCGGTTGACCGATGATCCGTTTATGCTGGGTCTGATGGGGTTTTGCATGCACGGGCCTACCTTTTTTCTGACGCCTTTCGGCGGAGTGGTCGGTGACCGGATCAGTCGGCGCAATGTGATCATTGTCGCTCAGTCGATGAATTGTTTGATCTTTGCGGGGTTGGCGGTTTTGACCCTCATGGGAGTGGTGGAGGTTTGGCAGATCCTGACGGGTTGTGTCTTGCTGGGGATCGTGAAGGCATTTGAGATGCCGGCGCGTCAGGCCTTGGTGGTCGATGTTGTCGATCGTCGGGAGGATCTCTCCAACGCGATTGCTCTCAATTCGACGGTCTTTCACTGTGGCCGTTTGACGGGGCCGATTTTGGCCGGGGTGCTGATCATCCCGTTGGCCGGAGAAGGAGCCTGTTTTTTAATTCACAGTATCGGCCTGATCATAGCGGTGCGTTGTTTTGTTTCCCTGACGGTGAAGGGACCGAAGAAAAGCAGCGTGAAGAAGGCGGTCTTTCGCGAGATGGGGGAGGGATTTTCCTATGCCTTTGGTTTTCCGCCCGTGAGGGCTCTCTTGCTGCTCCTCTTCGCTTTTGCGTTGATGGGACAACCCTACAATAGCTTGCTCCCGGTTTTCGCTCGAACCGTTCTGGAGGGGAGCTCGTCAACCTTTGGGTTTTTGGTGGGAGCCAGTGGATTTGGGGCGGTGGTCGCGGCCTTGGGATTAGCTTCGCGCAGTTCCATCCTCGGGATGGGGCGCGTCATTTTCATCAGCGGTCTCGTTTATGGATTGGCCCTGTTTGCCTTTGCCGAGTCGCGGATGATGATTGCCTCGATTCTACTGCAATTTGTGGCAGGCTATACGAGTATCAATGTGATGGTCGGAGCCAATACAATCATCCAGACCTTGGTCGACGATCAGTTGCGGGGGAGGGTGATGAGTTTGCTGGGGATGGTCTATCTCGGAACTCTTCCTTTTGGGACTTTGATCTTCGGTCGGCTGGCGGCTTCGATCGGAGCTCCGCAAACGGTGATGTTCGGTGCGGCTGGAGTTTTGGCGGCGGTGGCGGTCTTCGGATATCGCCTGCCGGGCTTGCGTAAGGTTTCCCATTCCCGGTTGGTTGAGAAGGGGATCATGCCGGAGTCGGCCTCTTCGTAA